The following nucleotide sequence is from Pseudomonas putida S13.1.2.
TCGCTTGATGTAGATGTGGTCGCCCCAGGAAAAGAAGTAGATGCCATCGCCAACGAACTCGCGAATGCTGACATCGACGATCAGCGGGTCGCGGTGCTTGATGGTCGGCTCCATCGACTGGCCCCAGCCCGTTACCATCTTCAGGTGGTGATGTTCTGTGAACGCCACACCCAGTTCGCGCAGATGGCTGGGGCTGACGCGAACGTCCTTGAACATTTCGGGGTAGTCGTGGGGGATCTGGCCCCCGCCCATGGCAGCCCGCACATCGTAGTGGGCAATCCACACTTCGTCACCGACCAGGCCGGGGCGAACACGCTCAGCCTTTACCAGCGTGGCATCCTGCGGTTCTTCTGCAGCGGCCAGCAACCTTTGCCGGGTTTCTTCAGGGATGCCTCTGCCGCTTCTGGCAAGCATCTGCTTGACCAGGTCGGCCGCCGAAAGCTTGCCGTCGCCCGTTTCAACCGGCGCCTGCACAGGGTCGCCTGCCGACAGTGCGTCGAACCAACCCCGTGGCAAACCTTCGATGCCCTCGATTCTGCGGGCCACGTCATCGCCCAGGTTTTTCGCGGTCTTGTCGGAAAGGATCTGGCTCAGGTGTGCAGGCGCCATGCCCCAGCGTTCTGCGCAGGATCCCTTCCTCTGGCTGCCAATGAGCTTGACCAGCTTGTGCTTGCGAATGTCGTAGATGTCCATGGGGCAAAGCATGCCAGTGTTTAGCTTGCTGCTAAATGTGCGCATGGCTAAATTGGCTCTTGTGATGAAGTTAGCTGTAGGCTAAATTAAATGCACAAACAAAGAAAGCCAGCGAGACATTTTTCTCCCGGGGCTCATCGCATCATCATCTGTAATGAGGTTCACATGGATCCGACCGACCTCGGCCTGGGCACAGTCACTTGGCTGAGCGGAACGGGCACTGTGTTACTGGGGGCATTTCTATGGCTGCGCAAGTGGTTGTCCAGGGATGCAACCGAGCGTGCGATGGACAGCGCAGATATTGCAGTGATCCGCCGACTGACCGAGCTGCTGGACATTGAGCGGGATGCCCGCAGAGAGGCAGAGGCCAAAGCTGACCAATTTGCCCGGGAGCGCAACGAGCTGGTGTTAAGCGTAGGGCGGCTACAAGGCAAGGTCCTGGCGCTGACCAGCCAGTTGGCTGTGGCGACAAAAATCACTGGCCCGAAAAAACTGTAGGCGCGAGCGTGCTCGCGATGCGCCGCGTGGGCGGCGCTCGATTTGCGCGCCACCTCAAACTTCCAGCCAGGTGTTTTGGCAAAAAAAAGCCCGCCAGATCGGCGGGCCATAAGGGCGTAGGGAGCAACGCACAACAAATTCGGGTCAGGCGACCAAGGTGCCTGGTTGCAACTGCTCGACCAGGGCCTGGGCCGAGGCAAGGGTCGGCATCGGGCCGCTTACGGCTTCGCCGTTACGCACCAGGTACCAGCATGCCAGCAGGCCCTGCTCACGCAGTGAAGTGGGGACGGCGCTGCCGACAACGGACATGATCTGGATAGTGGCCATGTGGACCTCCTGTGAAACATGGCTCTACCATACGCAGCAGCCTGAGCGGTTTGAAATCAACTTCATCGATAGTGGTCATTAGTTCTATCAACCGTTACCAGCGCGGCGGGCCGTAATACACCGGTGGCGGGCCATAGTAGGTGCGGTACCCCGGGGGTGGCGGTGCTGGCGCGTAGTACGGTTGGTAGTACACGGGTTGCGGCGGCGGTTGCACGTACACCGGCGGCGGCCCGTAATAGACCGGCTGGCGTTCGACGTACACAGTACGGTCACGCCCGCCATAAGCCGTTGCCCCGACCACAGCACCGACCACCGCCGCACCCAGGATCGGGCCCGGCCCATACCAGCCACCGCCGCCATGGCCGCCGTGGGCAGCAGCGGGCCCGCTGACGGCCAAGGCACCGACCAGCAGGGCGATTCCGGGAATGTGACGGTTCATGGAGCACCTCGCAAAGAAACCCCACGTTCGGGGCCTTGATAATATGACTCCAGTCTCTGTCAGCTGAGCACAGGGGAACGGTAAAGGTTGTGTAAGGGACGACCAGTGGTGGCCTCTGTTACGCTGCACAAACGGTTCAGTTATGACAAAGGAGCAGGTTATGTCGACAACTCCAAGCAGGGATACCGTGCTGTGCATATCCCTGGCCGGCCGCCCCGGCACCTTCGGCGTGCGCTTTCACAACCACCTGTACCAGCAGCTGGGCCTGGACTTTTACTACAAGGCCATGCGCACCGATGACCTGCCGGCGGCGGTGGCGGGTATCCGCGCTCTGGGTATCCGCGGCTGCGGCGTGTCAATGCCCTACAAGGAGGCCTGTATGGCGCTGGTGGACGAAATCGACCCGTCGGCGGCGGCCATCGAGTCGGTCAATACCTTGGTCAATACCGACGGCCACCTGAAGGCCTACAACACCGATTACCTGGCCGTGCGCCAATTGCTGGCACGGCATCAGGTCGATCCGGGCACCGCTTTCGCCCTGCGTGGCAGTGGTGGCATGGCCAAGGCCGTGGCCAGCGCCCTGCGCGATGCGGGCTTTGCCGAAGGCATCATCGTTGCGCGCAACGAGCAGGCCGGTCGGCAGCTGGCAGATGTGTGTGGTTATCGCTGGCTGCCTGAGTTGGGCGATATCTGCCCGCCGATGCTGGTGAACGTGACGCCGATTGGTATGGCAGGCGGGCGGGAGACCGAGGAGCTGGCGTTTTCCGATAACGCCATAGCAGCGGCGGAGCGGGTGTTCGATGTGGTGGCGATGCCAGCGCAGACACCGTTGATTCGCCGGGCGCAGGCGTTGGGCAAGCCGGTGATCACCGGGTTGGAGGTCATTGCGCTGCAGGCGCTGGAGCAGTTTGTGCTGTACACGGGTATCAGGCCGACGCGGGCGCAGGTGGATGCCGCAGTAGCTTACGCCCGGCAGATCTAGTTACTCCTGTGCTGGCCCCTTCGCGGCTAAAGCCGCTCCCACAGGTACAGCACTGCCACTGAGATCTGTGAAGTAACTGTGGGAGCGGCTTTAGCCGCGAAAGGGCCGGCACAGGCTATGGCAGGGTCAGAACACCTTGTGCCCGTCATCGAGCTGCTGGTCGACCAGTGCCCGGCCATGGGCCAGCGAAACATGCTGCGCGTTCTCAAGGTCGGAGAAAAACTTCATCGGCATCGACATGCGCTTGCTGGTGTGCCCGTCGGGCGCGGTGATCAGGCAGCCGGCGGCGTAGGGCAGGGGGGAGTCGGGGTGGGGCATCACGCTGGCGGTGATGGTGTGCTCGCGGTATTCACAGTGAAGAGATTGCATCGTCCTTACCTCGCTGTGGCATGTGAAGCAGTTACCTTCATATACCACAGCAAGGGGCCGGGAGTTCCCGGCCCGACGAGCGAACGGCGATGAACGCTTAGCCTTTGAGCTCGGTCGGCTGGATCACTTCTACCCAGTAACCGTCCGGGTCCTTGACGAAGGCCAGGTGGTTCATGCGCCCGTCCTGCAGGCGTTTCTGGAAGGGCACTTCCAGTGCTTCGAAGCGCGCACAGGCGGCGCGCACGTCCGGCACCGAGATGCAGATGTGGCCAAACCCGCGCGGGTCGGTGTTGCCGTTGTGGTAGGCGAACTCGGCATCGCTTTCGGTGCCGTGGTTGTGGGTCAGCTCCAGTACGCCAGGGATGGACTTCATCCACTGGTGGCGTGCTGCGTCATCGGCGGGAATCTGCGCCGGGTCGACCAGGGCCAGGAAGTACAGGCTGAAGGCGGCTTCGGGAAAGTCGCGCTTGTCGACTACGCGAAAGCCCAGCACGCGGGTGTAGAAGTCCAGCGACTTCTCGATATCCTTGACCCGCAGCATGGTGTGGTTGAAGACGAATTGTGCGGTAGCGGCATCCGGTTGGGTGGTGACGCCAGGCAGGGTTTGCAGATCGTGCAGGCTCATGGGAACTCCTGAGACGGGGCCGGGCGCAGGGCACCGGCAAAACAGACAGGCTGGCCATGATACGGCAGTGCGCTGATTGCGCAAATGAAAGCGCCCTGCACAAGGCAGGGCGCTGGAATTAGAGGCCCGCATGTGCGGGCGCGTGGGGTCGCTAGTCCTTTAGCTGTCTCGATACTGAGCCAGCCCTTGTGAAAAAAGTGTGAAGTGCGCGTGGACGTTTCATCAGCGTACCCAACTTTCTACCGTGGCGCCTCCGTACTGTTCTTTCCAGGCCTTGAGGCCACGGTGGTTGCCGCCCTTGGTCTCGATCCGCTCGCCGGTGTGCGGGTTTTGATAAACTTTTACCACCCGCGGGCGGCGCTGTTGCTTGGGCGCTGGGCTGGTAGCCCTGCCCACCGCCTTGGGGTCGAGGATGGCGATGATATCGCGCAGGCTCTTGTCGTAGCTTTTCATCAGGCCGACTAGTTTCTGCTCGAATTCGATTTCGCGTTTGAGGCCGGCATCCTTTTTCAACGCCTCCAGTTGCGCCATCTGCTCCTGGAGCGCTTTTTCGGCAGCACGAAACTCTGCAAGTCTGGACACTGTAATCACTCCTGTACGTCAGTCGTGGCAGGGCGTGACGAACATTGAATACGCATAAAACGCCAGCCACGCGGGTGGGTTCCGCTGTTCGCTGATATCGAGTGTAGTCATTCATGGGTACTCGGTAAACTGCTAACTTTTGTAAGTAAGACGGGAACTTTCCTAGTTTTGCGAGCGCTATTTCCCGGTTTTTTCGGGTCTGCCTCCCAGCACGTGTAGACCATGGTCCAATGGCCCGCGCCAGAGCCTTTGCGCGATCATTTCAGATGATAGCCGATGATTGTTCGGCCTTGTCGCAGTGCCGTGGCCAGTGTGTGCCGCAGTGTGTTAACTCGCCTTTGATTCTGGATGTTTCTTCGCATGTTTGCCCCTTTTCCCCTCACCCACGGGCGCCGTGTTGCCGGCCTGTTTCTCTTGTGTGCCGGTGCCAACGCCCAGGCTGCCGGTTTTCTTGAAGACAGCAGTGCCAAGCTTGAAGCACGCAACGTCTATTTCAATCGGGATTTTCGTGACGGCCACAGCAGTTCCAGCCAAGGTGCGTCCAAGCGGGAAGAATGGGCACAAGGTTTCATCCTTAATGTGCAGTCGGGTTATACCCAGGGGCCGGTAGGTTTCGGCGTGGATGCACTGGGCATGTTCGGCTTCAAACTGGACTCCAGCCCGGCGGACAGTAACAGCGGCTTGCTACCTTCTTCCGGGCATGATCCTCGGCACTCGGCTGACCAGTACGCGAAGATGGGGCTGGCGGCCAAGGTCAAGGTGTCCAATACCGTACTCAAGTACGGCTCGATGATGCCGGATGTGCCCTTGCTCAAATACAACGATGGCCGCCTGCTGCCTACCCTGTTCCATGGCGCCATGCTCACTTCTGAGGAAGTGCGCGACTTGAAGTTCACCCTGGCCCGTCTGGACAAATACACCGCGCGGGATTCTACCGATCGCCAGGACATTCGCGTGCACTGCAAGAACAAGCGCTATGCCTGCGATATCGAAGCCGACCACTTCGACCTGGCGGGTGTCGATTACCGCTTCAACGAGCGAATCAGTGCCCAATATCAGGTGGCCAAGCTGGAAAATATCTACCGCCAGCACTTTCTCGGCCTGGTGGCCAGCCAGCCGTTGGCGGTGGGCAGCCTGTCTGCCGACCTGCGCATGATCAAGAGTGATGACATTGGCAACGCTCGCGCCGGTGCAATCGACCATCGCGCCTTCAGCGGCATGCTCGGCTACAGCCTGGGTGGCCACAAGATCAGTGCGGGCTGGCAGCGGATGTATGGCGACAGCGCCATGCCGTACCTGGATGGCAGCAACCCGTACCTGGTCAACTATGCCCAGGTCAACGACTTCGCCGCCGCTCAGGAGCGTTCCTGGCAGGTGCGTTATGACTACGACTTCAAGGCGCTGGGTGTCCCCGGCCTGACCTTCTTCACCCGTTACATCAACGGCGACAATATCAAGGTGCCGGGCAGCAGCGCCGAAGGCCAGGAATGGGAACGCGACACCGAGTTCAAGTACCAGGTGCAAAGTGGCACTTTCAAGGATGTCAGCGTGCGCCTGCGTAATTCCACTTACCGGAGCAATTATGAAAAGTGGGCGCGTGACATGGATGAAACACGGGTCATTGTCAGCTACAACTTCTCGATCTTCTAAGCGGGCATTTTGCCAAATACCAGTAGCCGCCTGACAATGGCTGCTGGTTCCCGCAAAGGGCAGGGCGATGAAAGACCTGTTGTTGATCGGTATTGGCGCGGGTGACCCGCGCCAGATCACGTATGAAGCCGTTGATGCGCTGCGTAGCGCTTGTGTGTTCTTCGTGCTCGACAAGGGCAGCGACAAGGATGAACTGGTACGCCTGCGCAAGGCCATTGTGCAACATTACCGTCCCGAAGGTGGCTATCGCCTGGTGCAGGTGGCCGACCCCCTGCGCGATGGCCAGGCGGATGACTACCTTGGCGCGGTGCAGGACTGGCACCGGCAGCGTGCTGCGCTGTACGCCCAGCTGATCGAGCAAGAGATTGGCGATGGGGAAACCGGCGCTTTTCTGCTGTGGGGCGAGCCGACCCTGTACGACAGCACTCTGCGTATTCTCGATCTGGTCCGCGAAAGCGGCGTGGCGCTGCGCCTGCAGATAATCCCTGGCATCAGCAGTGTGCAGGCGCTGGCGGCGCGTCACCAGGTGCCGCTCAACCGCATCGGCGAGCCGCTGACCGTGCTGCCAGGGCGGCGCCTGGCCGGGCACGGGCCTATCGACAACGTGGTGGTGATGCTCGATGGGCAATGCGCGTTTGCCCAGCTCGATGACCCAGAGTTGGTGATCTACTGGGGCGCTTACCTGGGGACCGAGGATGAAGTGCTGATTGCCGGGCCGTTGCAGGCGGTGAAGGCACGGATACTGGCAGTGCGTGAGCAGCAGAGGCGGCGCAAGGGGTGGATCATGGATACCTATCTGTTGCGCAGGGAGCTGTGAGCTGTGCTGCCTGTACCGGCCGCTTCGCGGGCTTGCCCGCTCCCACAGGTATGCCACTGTATCGGGCCCCTGTGGCGGGCCTGTGGGAGCGGGCAAGCCCGCGAAGCAGGCGACACCGATTTCAAGGGTTACCCAGAATGGCCACCACCTTGTCGCGCAACTGGTCGATGCTGAACGGCTTGCCGATCAGGTGCATGCCCTCAGGCACATTGATGCTGTCGGCATAGCCACTGGCGAACAGCACGGGCAGCAGTGGCCGCAGCTCGCGCGCTTTGCCTGCCAGCACCTCGCCACGCATGTCCGGCAAACCCACATCGGTCATCATCAGTGCCAGTGTCTGGCTCGGGTCTTCGAGCACCCGCAGGGCGGCTGCGGCGTCTTGTGCCTCAATGACCGTGTAGCCCAACTCGTCGAGCACTTCGACCATCAGCATGCGTACGATGTCGTCGTCTTCGACTACAAGAAGATGCATGGTTCGGATCCTGTACAAATGAATGTCTTTAATCTGTGCACCTGGTGGCAGCAGAAGTTCCCGAGGATACCGATCCCTGCAATCAGATGGAACGATTGGAGCACACAGCCTTCAAATACCGGCTAAATGCCCTGCCAGACCCTTCAAAGCTGGTTAGACTCGCTTATCAGGACGGCGCAGTGGCAGATAACAACAACGACTGATCCGCCACTCTTTCCAATGGACTTTTCTTGCTCGGGCGTTTTCACATGATTCAAGCAGCCTCGATGGACCAGCGAAGCTTTCGCAAGCTGTTGAGCCGCAACATCGGCCTCCCCCTGGGGGTGGGCCTGCTGGGGGCCGTGGCCTTCGTCGCGGTAATCAACTACCTGCTTTCGGCCATGCAGTGGGTCGAGCACACCGACCGGGTGATCGGCAATGCCAACGAAACGGTCAAGCTGTCGATCGACATGGAAACCGGCATGCGCGGGTTTCTGATCACGGGTGACGAGCGTTTTCTTGACCCCTACGAGGTAGCCAAGCCACGTATTCTCGGCAGCCTGCAAAGCCTGCGCGGCATGGTCGAGGACAACCCGCAGCAGGTCGATCGCATCGACCGGCTGATTGCCTTGCAGCAGGCCTGGAACGACTTCGGCAACGAGATGATTACCCTGCGCCGCAGCCAGGGCGATTACCAGGCGTCGATCGGCAATGGCCGGGGCAAGCGCATCACCGATGAAATCCGCAAGGAATTCGACGGCCTGATCAGCACCGAACAACAACTGCGCATGGCCCGTAACGAAAAGGTCAGTTCCGTCACTGTGACGGCGATCTCGGCCTTCGTGCTGTTCATCGTCAGCCTCAGTGCCTTGCTGGCGTATCTGGGCCGTCGAGACCTGCTGGCACTGTCGACCAGCTACGATGAAAACCTTCAGGCCCAGCAACGCTCGGCGCAGCGCCTGGAGCAGCAGGCCTGGTTGCGCAACGGCCAGACCCAGCTGGCTCAGCAGGTGCTCGGGCAACTGACCTTGCCCATGCTCGGCGACAACATCCTGCGCTTCTTCGCTTCTTATCTGGGCAGCGTGGTGGGCGCCGTGTATGTGCGCGACGAGCATGGCCGCCTGGTGCGCGTGGCCTGTTATGGCCTGGGCGCCGAAGAGCAGGCTCGCGAGCAGATCAGGCTGGACCACGACGGCCTGTTGGCCCAGGCGGTACGCGAAGGCCGCCTGTTGCGCCTGGATGACCTGCCAGAAGACTTCTATCGCCTCAGTTCCGGCCTGGGCAGCGGCTTGCCCCGCAGTGCGCTGCTGATGCCGGCTACCGAAGACGGTCAGATCAACGGGGTGATCGAGCTGGGTTTCCTGCGCCCCCTGGAAGAACGCGACGAAGAGCTGCTGGAACGCGTCGGCGGCAACCTCGGCATGTCCATCGAAAGTGCCCGTTATCGTCAGCGCCTGCAGGAAGTGCTGGCCGAAACCCAGCAACTGAATGAAGAGCTGCAGGTGCAACAGGAAGAGCTCAAGACTGCCAACGAAGAGCTCGAAGAGCAGTCGCGGGTGCTCAAGGAGTCCCAGGCCCACCTGGAAACCCAACAGGCCGAGCTGGAGCAGACCAATGAGCAGTTGTCGGAACGCACCGATGCGCTCGACCGCAAGAACGATGAACTGGGCCGGGCGCAGCTGGAATTGCAGGCCCGCGCCGACGACTTGCAGCGCTCGAGCAAGTACAAGTCCGAATTCCTTGCCAACATGTCCCACGAGCTGCGCACGCCGCTAAACAGCTCGCTGATCCTGGCCAAGCTGTTGGCAGAAAACGGCGAAGGCAACCTCAGTGAGGAGCAGGTCAAGTTCGCCGAATCGATCTACTCGGCCGGCAACGACCTGCTCAACCTGATCAACGACATTCTCGACATCGCCAAGGTCGAGGCCGGCAAACTCGAAGTACGCCCCGAGACCACCCAGGTCGAGCGCCTGGCAGAAGGCTTGCGCGGCATGTTCCAGCCGCTTGCCGGCCACAAGGGCCTGGCCTTCGAGGTCAAGGTCGAGCCGCAGGTGCCGGCCACCCTGTTCACGGACCGTCAGCGCCTGGAGCAGATCCTCAAGAACCTGTTGTCCAACGCCATCAAGTTCACCGAGCGTGGCCAGGTCAGCATGAACGTCAGCTTCCAGGCTGGCAGCGGTATCGTGTTCGCCGTGCGCGACAGCGGCATCGGCATTGCTGCCGATCAGCAGCAGGCGATCTTCGGCGCCTTCCATCAGGTCGATGGCACCAGCAACCGCCGCTACGGTGGCACCGGCCTGGGCCTGTCGATTTCCCGGGACCTGGCGCATTTGCTCGGTGGCCAGATAAATGTGGACAGCACCCCTGGCCAGGGCAGTGTGTTCAGCCTGATTCTGCCGGAACGCTACGCCGCCGAGGCTGAAGACATCGAGCCGCAAAGCCTGCGCCCTGCCGTCGACGCGTTGCCGCCTGCACCGCAAGTGCCGGTGGCCGCTGCTGCCATGCGCCCGGCACCGACCTTTGCCGACGACCGCGAGCGGGCACCCTTCGATACCCGTTGCATTCTGGTGATCGAAGACGAGCCCAACTTTGCCCGCATCCTCTTCGACCTTGCGCACGAACTGGGCTATAGCTGCCTGGTGGCTCATGGTGCCGACGAAGGCTTCGAGCTGGCGGCCCAGTACATACCGGATGCCATCCTGCTGGACATGCGCCTGCCCGACCACTCGGGCCTGACCGTGCTGCAGCGCCTCAAGGAGCAGGCCGGCACCCGCCATATCCCGGTGCACATCATTTCGGTGGAAGACCGCGTCGAAGCGGCCATGCACATGGGCGCGGTGGGGTATGCGGTGAAACCCACCAGTCGCGAGGAGCTCAAGGAAGTCTTCGCTCGCCTGGAAGCCAAGCTTACGCAAAAGCTCAAGCATATCCTGCTGGTGGAGGACGACGACCTGCAGCGCGAGAGCATCGCCCGGTTGATTGGCGACGACGATATCGAGATCACTGCCGTGGCCATGGCCCAGGATGCCTTGGCGCTGTTGCGCGAGAACATCTACGACTGCATGATCATCGACCTCAAGCTGCCGGACATGCTCGGCAATGAGCTGCTCAAGCGCATGACCGCCGAGGATATCCGTTCCTTCCCGCCGGTAATCGTGTACACCGGGCGCAACCTGACCCGCGAAGAAGAAGCCGACCTGCTCAAGTACTCGCGTTCGATCATCATCAAGGGCGCGCGTTCGCCGGAGCGCCTGCTCGACGAAGTGACGTTGTTCCTGCACAAGGTAGAATCGCAGCTGTCCAACGAACGCCAGCGCATGCTCAAGACCGCGCGTAGCCGCGACAAGGTGTTCGAAGGGCGCAAGGTGCTGCTGGTGGATGACGACGTGCGTAACATCTTCGCCCTGACCAGTGCCCTGGAGCACAAGGGCGCCATCGTCGAGATTGGCCGTAACGGCCGCGAGGCCATCGAGCGCCTGGAGCAGCATGACGACATCGACCTGGTGCTGATGGACGTGATGATGCCCGAGATGGACGGCTTCGAGGCCACCCGGCTGATCCGCCAGCAGGCGCGCTGGCGCAAGCTGCCGATCATCGCCGTGACCGCCAAGGCCATGAAGGATGACCAGCAGCGTTGCCTGCAGGCCGGAGCCAATGATTACCTGGCCAAACCGATCGACCTGGACCGTTTGTTCTCGTTGATTCGTGTATGGCTGCCGCAACTGGAGCGAATTTGACTAGCGAACGTAACACCGACATCGAAATCCGCTTGCTGATCGAGGCCATCTACCTCAAGTACAGCTACGATTTCCGCAATTATTCCGGCGCCTCGATCAAGCGCCGGATCCTGCATGCGCTGCGCCAGTTCGATTGCCTGACGGTATCGGCGCTGCAGGAGCGCGTACTGCACGACCCCGGCATGTTCATGCAATTGCTGCAGTACCTGACGATCCCGGTCAGCGAGATGTTCCGCGACCCTGACCACTTCCTTGCCGTGCGCAACGAAGTGGTGCCGCTGCTGCGCACCTGGCCCTCGATCAAGGTCTGGATCGCGGGCTGCAGCACGGGAGAGGAGGTGTATTCCATGGCCATCCTGTTGCGTGAGGAAGGGCTGCTTGAGCGCACCATCATCTACGCCACCGACATCAATCCGCATTCGCTGGACAGGGCCAAGCAGGGCATCTACTCGATGCAGAGCATGCGCGAGTACGAGGAAAACTACCGCCTGGCCGGCGGCCGTCGTGACTTTACCGAGTACTACACAGCGGCCTATGGCAACGCCATCATGGACAGCAGCTTGCGCGACAACGTGACGTTCGCCGATCACAGCCTGGCCACCGACAGCGTGTTCTCCGAGACCCAGCTGGTGTCGTGCCGCAACGTGCTGATCTACTTCAACAAGGAACTGCAGGACCGCGCCCTCGGGCTGTTCCACGAGTCGCTCTGCCACCGGGGTTTCCTGGTGCTGGGCAGCAAGGAGTCGGTGGACTTTTCGGCCTACAGCGACCGGTTCGAGCCGCTGGTCAAGCCCGAACGGATCTTCCGTAAATCATGAACGGCGTACGCGCAGTG
It contains:
- a CDS encoding S24 family peptidase, whose product is MDIYDIRKHKLVKLIGSQRKGSCAERWGMAPAHLSQILSDKTAKNLGDDVARRIEGIEGLPRGWFDALSAGDPVQAPVETGDGKLSAADLVKQMLARSGRGIPEETRQRLLAAAEEPQDATLVKAERVRPGLVGDEVWIAHYDVRAAMGGGQIPHDYPEMFKDVRVSPSHLRELGVAFTEHHHLKMVTGWGQSMEPTIKHRDPLIVDVSIREFVGDGIYFFSWGDHIYIKRLQIADEDHFEMISDNSRHKDRMIRREETYIQARVLLVWNAHLV
- a CDS encoding shikimate 5-dehydrogenase, producing the protein MSTTPSRDTVLCISLAGRPGTFGVRFHNHLYQQLGLDFYYKAMRTDDLPAAVAGIRALGIRGCGVSMPYKEACMALVDEIDPSAAAIESVNTLVNTDGHLKAYNTDYLAVRQLLARHQVDPGTAFALRGSGGMAKAVASALRDAGFAEGIIVARNEQAGRQLADVCGYRWLPELGDICPPMLVNVTPIGMAGGRETEELAFSDNAIAAAERVFDVVAMPAQTPLIRRAQALGKPVITGLEVIALQALEQFVLYTGIRPTRAQVDAAVAYARQI
- the gloA gene encoding lactoylglutathione lyase; protein product: MSLHDLQTLPGVTTQPDAATAQFVFNHTMLRVKDIEKSLDFYTRVLGFRVVDKRDFPEAAFSLYFLALVDPAQIPADDAARHQWMKSIPGVLELTHNHGTESDAEFAYHNGNTDPRGFGHICISVPDVRAACARFEALEVPFQKRLQDGRMNHLAFVKDPDGYWVEVIQPTELKG
- a CDS encoding histone-like nucleoid-structuring protein, MvaT/MvaU family → MSRLAEFRAAEKALQEQMAQLEALKKDAGLKREIEFEQKLVGLMKSYDKSLRDIIAILDPKAVGRATSPAPKQQRRPRVVKVYQNPHTGERIETKGGNHRGLKAWKEQYGGATVESWVR
- a CDS encoding OprD family porin, with protein sequence MFAPFPLTHGRRVAGLFLLCAGANAQAAGFLEDSSAKLEARNVYFNRDFRDGHSSSSQGASKREEWAQGFILNVQSGYTQGPVGFGVDALGMFGFKLDSSPADSNSGLLPSSGHDPRHSADQYAKMGLAAKVKVSNTVLKYGSMMPDVPLLKYNDGRLLPTLFHGAMLTSEEVRDLKFTLARLDKYTARDSTDRQDIRVHCKNKRYACDIEADHFDLAGVDYRFNERISAQYQVAKLENIYRQHFLGLVASQPLAVGSLSADLRMIKSDDIGNARAGAIDHRAFSGMLGYSLGGHKISAGWQRMYGDSAMPYLDGSNPYLVNYAQVNDFAAAQERSWQVRYDYDFKALGVPGLTFFTRYINGDNIKVPGSSAEGQEWERDTEFKYQVQSGTFKDVSVRLRNSTYRSNYEKWARDMDETRVIVSYNFSIF
- the cobF gene encoding precorrin-6A synthase (deacetylating); amino-acid sequence: MKDLLLIGIGAGDPRQITYEAVDALRSACVFFVLDKGSDKDELVRLRKAIVQHYRPEGGYRLVQVADPLRDGQADDYLGAVQDWHRQRAALYAQLIEQEIGDGETGAFLLWGEPTLYDSTLRILDLVRESGVALRLQIIPGISSVQALAARHQVPLNRIGEPLTVLPGRRLAGHGPIDNVVVMLDGQCAFAQLDDPELVIYWGAYLGTEDEVLIAGPLQAVKARILAVREQQRRRKGWIMDTYLLRREL
- a CDS encoding response regulator is translated as MHLLVVEDDDIVRMLMVEVLDELGYTVIEAQDAAAALRVLEDPSQTLALMMTDVGLPDMRGEVLAGKARELRPLLPVLFASGYADSINVPEGMHLIGKPFSIDQLRDKVVAILGNP
- a CDS encoding response regulator, with the protein product MIQAASMDQRSFRKLLSRNIGLPLGVGLLGAVAFVAVINYLLSAMQWVEHTDRVIGNANETVKLSIDMETGMRGFLITGDERFLDPYEVAKPRILGSLQSLRGMVEDNPQQVDRIDRLIALQQAWNDFGNEMITLRRSQGDYQASIGNGRGKRITDEIRKEFDGLISTEQQLRMARNEKVSSVTVTAISAFVLFIVSLSALLAYLGRRDLLALSTSYDENLQAQQRSAQRLEQQAWLRNGQTQLAQQVLGQLTLPMLGDNILRFFASYLGSVVGAVYVRDEHGRLVRVACYGLGAEEQAREQIRLDHDGLLAQAVREGRLLRLDDLPEDFYRLSSGLGSGLPRSALLMPATEDGQINGVIELGFLRPLEERDEELLERVGGNLGMSIESARYRQRLQEVLAETQQLNEELQVQQEELKTANEELEEQSRVLKESQAHLETQQAELEQTNEQLSERTDALDRKNDELGRAQLELQARADDLQRSSKYKSEFLANMSHELRTPLNSSLILAKLLAENGEGNLSEEQVKFAESIYSAGNDLLNLINDILDIAKVEAGKLEVRPETTQVERLAEGLRGMFQPLAGHKGLAFEVKVEPQVPATLFTDRQRLEQILKNLLSNAIKFTERGQVSMNVSFQAGSGIVFAVRDSGIGIAADQQQAIFGAFHQVDGTSNRRYGGTGLGLSISRDLAHLLGGQINVDSTPGQGSVFSLILPERYAAEAEDIEPQSLRPAVDALPPAPQVPVAAAAMRPAPTFADDRERAPFDTRCILVIEDEPNFARILFDLAHELGYSCLVAHGADEGFELAAQYIPDAILLDMRLPDHSGLTVLQRLKEQAGTRHIPVHIISVEDRVEAAMHMGAVGYAVKPTSREELKEVFARLEAKLTQKLKHILLVEDDDLQRESIARLIGDDDIEITAVAMAQDALALLRENIYDCMIIDLKLPDMLGNELLKRMTAEDIRSFPPVIVYTGRNLTREEEADLLKYSRSIIIKGARSPERLLDEVTLFLHKVESQLSNERQRMLKTARSRDKVFEGRKVLLVDDDVRNIFALTSALEHKGAIVEIGRNGREAIERLEQHDDIDLVLMDVMMPEMDGFEATRLIRQQARWRKLPIIAVTAKAMKDDQQRCLQAGANDYLAKPIDLDRLFSLIRVWLPQLERI
- a CDS encoding CheR family methyltransferase, with protein sequence MTSERNTDIEIRLLIEAIYLKYSYDFRNYSGASIKRRILHALRQFDCLTVSALQERVLHDPGMFMQLLQYLTIPVSEMFRDPDHFLAVRNEVVPLLRTWPSIKVWIAGCSTGEEVYSMAILLREEGLLERTIIYATDINPHSLDRAKQGIYSMQSMREYEENYRLAGGRRDFTEYYTAAYGNAIMDSSLRDNVTFADHSLATDSVFSETQLVSCRNVLIYFNKELQDRALGLFHESLCHRGFLVLGSKESVDFSAYSDRFEPLVKPERIFRKS